The proteins below are encoded in one region of Enhydrobacter sp.:
- a CDS encoding cobyric acid synthase, with the protein MAARALMIQGTGSDVGKSLIVTGLARAFTRRGLRVRPFKPQNMSNNAAVTADGGEIGRAQALQARAARVAATVHMNPVLLKPQSETGAQVVVQGKVAGATKARDYQAMKPRLLCAVLDSFGRLALEADLVLVEGAGSSSEVNLRTGDIANMGFARAADVPVVLVGDIDRGGVIASLVGTKAVIDPADAATVVGFIVNRFRGDPSLFGDGLEVIAAKTGWPALGLVPHFDAAHRLPAEDALGLPTAPRGQGLKIAVLAYPRIANFDDFDPLRLEPSVNLVFVRPGEALPGDAALVILPGSKATIADLAALRNSGWDIDIEAHVRRGGHVLGICGGYQMLGRSVADPHGIEGPPDTAAGLGLLPVDTVLEGGKVLVEVAGETAAGSVPFKGYEMHVGRTTGAVRPLLRLDNGHDQGAVSADGRIAGCYIHGLLTDDRQRRYWLQRLGGMASPFDYEADLEATLDLLAEHVEAHIDCDRLLALARIPHLTSSG; encoded by the coding sequence ATGGCGGCGCGCGCCCTCATGATCCAGGGCACGGGCTCGGATGTGGGCAAGTCGCTGATTGTGACCGGCCTCGCGCGCGCTTTCACGCGGCGCGGGCTTCGCGTCCGGCCCTTCAAGCCGCAGAACATGTCGAACAACGCCGCGGTGACGGCCGATGGCGGCGAGATCGGCCGCGCCCAGGCACTGCAGGCCCGCGCCGCGCGGGTAGCGGCAACGGTCCATATGAACCCGGTCCTGCTGAAACCCCAAAGCGAGACCGGAGCGCAGGTCGTGGTGCAGGGCAAGGTCGCGGGTGCCACCAAAGCGCGCGACTATCAGGCGATGAAGCCAAGGCTTCTGTGCGCCGTCCTCGACAGCTTCGGCAGACTCGCCCTCGAGGCCGATCTCGTGCTGGTGGAAGGCGCCGGCTCGTCGTCGGAAGTGAACCTGCGCACCGGCGACATCGCCAACATGGGTTTCGCGCGCGCGGCGGACGTACCCGTCGTGTTGGTGGGCGACATCGACCGCGGCGGCGTGATCGCCAGCCTGGTCGGCACGAAGGCCGTGATCGATCCCGCCGATGCGGCGACGGTCGTGGGCTTCATCGTCAACCGCTTCCGCGGCGATCCCTCGCTGTTCGGCGACGGCCTCGAGGTCATCGCCGCGAAGACGGGCTGGCCGGCGCTGGGCCTCGTGCCCCATTTCGACGCCGCGCACCGCCTGCCGGCCGAGGATGCGCTGGGCCTGCCGACGGCGCCTCGCGGCCAGGGCCTGAAGATCGCAGTCCTTGCCTATCCGCGCATCGCCAATTTCGACGACTTCGATCCGCTCCGACTGGAGCCGTCGGTGAACCTCGTCTTCGTGCGGCCGGGCGAGGCGCTTCCGGGCGACGCCGCACTCGTCATCCTGCCGGGCTCCAAGGCGACGATCGCCGATCTCGCAGCGCTCCGGAACAGCGGCTGGGACATCGATATCGAAGCGCATGTCCGACGCGGCGGTCATGTGCTGGGGATTTGCGGCGGCTATCAGATGCTGGGCCGCAGCGTCGCCGATCCGCACGGCATCGAAGGTCCGCCCGACACGGCGGCGGGACTGGGCCTCTTGCCGGTCGACACCGTGCTGGAAGGCGGCAAGGTGCTGGTCGAGGTCGCCGGCGAGACGGCTGCCGGCAGCGTGCCGTTCAAGGGGTACGAAATGCATGTCGGCCGCACCACCGGTGCCGTCCGGCCATTGCTGCGACTCGACAACGGGCACGATCAGGGAGCCGTGAGCGCCGATGGCCGCATCGCCGGCTGCTACATCCACGGCCTGCTGACCGACGACCGCCAGCGCCGCTACTGGCTGCAGCGCCTGGGCGGCATGGCGTCGCCCTTCGACTACGAAGCCGACCTCGAGGCGACGCTCGATCTGCTGGCCGAACATGTCGAGGCGCACATCGATTGCGACCGCCTGCTGGCGCTCGCGCGCATCCCGCACCTCACATCGTCAGGATAA
- a CDS encoding precorrin-3B synthase, producing the protein MSLAATIEIKGWCPGALRPMESGDGLLVRVKPWASALTLAQAGGLAAIAERLGNGHIDLTRRANLQLRGVAAQSLPELHRALGQLGLLDPDAEIEAARNIMVGPLAGAEGRAIAAALTEALSADRRLAAGLPAKFGWLVDAPGPLSIIGERADVALCLLPEGVALRVAGRWLGLASRDQIVSCLLAASRTCLDGRPMPSLAGMDSVPVPGRQRLGRIGDAFGIAAPFGRLEAGQLQGLVALAAKAGASELRLSPWRAVYLDAEIEGASALGLIEDGEDPLLRIDACPGSPACRAASVDARRDARRLAAWGFAGTLHVSGCAKGCARSAPADLVLVGGDGRYGIVRNGTARDRAQRTVEPGELATVLRG; encoded by the coding sequence GTGAGCCTGGCCGCGACCATCGAGATCAAAGGATGGTGCCCGGGGGCGCTGCGGCCGATGGAAAGCGGCGACGGGCTCCTCGTGCGGGTGAAACCCTGGGCCAGCGCGCTGACGCTCGCCCAGGCCGGCGGCCTCGCGGCGATCGCGGAGCGCCTGGGCAACGGGCATATCGACCTCACGCGGCGCGCCAATCTGCAGCTTCGCGGTGTCGCGGCGCAGTCGCTGCCGGAGCTTCATCGTGCCCTCGGCCAGCTCGGCCTGCTCGACCCCGACGCCGAGATCGAGGCGGCGCGCAACATCATGGTCGGACCATTGGCCGGTGCCGAAGGGCGCGCCATCGCAGCCGCGTTGACCGAGGCCCTTTCGGCCGACCGCCGGCTCGCCGCCGGACTGCCGGCCAAGTTCGGCTGGCTGGTCGACGCACCCGGACCGCTGTCCATCATCGGCGAACGGGCGGATGTCGCCCTCTGCCTTCTGCCGGAGGGCGTGGCCCTGCGTGTCGCCGGCCGATGGCTGGGCCTTGCCAGTCGCGACCAGATCGTCTCGTGCCTGCTTGCGGCGTCTCGGACCTGTCTCGACGGCCGGCCGATGCCATCGCTTGCCGGGATGGATTCCGTTCCGGTTCCTGGTCGGCAGAGGTTGGGCCGGATCGGCGATGCCTTTGGAATCGCCGCGCCCTTCGGCCGGCTCGAAGCCGGCCAGCTGCAGGGGCTCGTCGCCCTTGCCGCCAAGGCCGGCGCCTCGGAACTGCGCCTGTCGCCGTGGCGCGCCGTCTATCTCGATGCCGAGATCGAGGGCGCAAGTGCGCTTGGCCTGATCGAGGATGGCGAGGATCCCCTGCTGCGCATCGATGCCTGCCCCGGAAGTCCAGCCTGCCGCGCGGCGAGCGTCGATGCGCGCCGTGACGCACGGCGGCTCGCGGCGTGGGGATTTGCCGGCACTCTTCACGTCTCCGGGTGCGCCAAGGGATGCGCGCGCTCGGCGCCGGCCGACCTGGTGCTGGTGGGCGGCGACGGTCGCTACGGGATTGTGCGCAATGGAACGGCCCGCGACAGGGCGCAGCGCACCGTCGAGCCCGGCGAGCTGGCGACGGTGCTGCGTGG
- the cobD gene encoding threonine-phosphate decarboxylase CobD, with amino-acid sequence MKQDAKVVHGGDLDLARRRFPQAPEPWLDLSTGINPTAYPVEAVAAEAWSRLPGRADEQALRIAAARRFEVHNPATIVAAPGTQALIQLLPRLVPQARVAIVGPTYEEHEVCWRRHGHDVTVVSDLACANGHDVAIVVNPDNPTGRLLPVAELATRHAMLVVDEAFVDFLPAAASLARDLPSNAVVLRSFGKTYGLAGLRLGFAIARPDLADRLRTEFGPWPVSGPALAIGRAALADDAWFRATTARLKEDSSRLDAMLAKAGFTLLGGTPLFRLARHPHAAGIVERLGQQGIHVRAFAHEPHWLRFGLPGSDMAFRRLAAALGI; translated from the coding sequence GTGAAACAAGACGCAAAAGTCGTGCACGGGGGCGACCTCGACCTGGCCCGCCGCCGCTTTCCGCAGGCGCCCGAGCCGTGGCTCGACCTCTCGACCGGCATCAATCCCACCGCCTATCCCGTCGAAGCCGTCGCCGCCGAGGCATGGTCGCGCCTGCCGGGCCGGGCCGACGAGCAGGCGCTCCGCATTGCGGCGGCGCGGCGCTTCGAGGTCCACAATCCTGCGACCATCGTCGCGGCGCCGGGCACGCAGGCGTTGATCCAGCTTCTGCCGCGACTCGTGCCGCAGGCCCGGGTCGCGATCGTCGGGCCTACCTACGAGGAGCATGAGGTTTGCTGGCGGCGACACGGCCACGACGTGACGGTCGTGAGCGACCTCGCCTGCGCCAACGGCCATGACGTCGCGATCGTCGTCAATCCCGACAATCCCACCGGCCGGCTGCTGCCTGTGGCCGAGCTCGCGACGCGGCACGCGATGCTCGTCGTTGACGAAGCCTTCGTCGACTTCCTGCCCGCCGCTGCCAGCCTTGCGCGCGACCTGCCGTCGAACGCGGTCGTGCTGCGCTCCTTCGGCAAGACCTATGGACTCGCGGGCCTGCGGCTGGGCTTTGCCATCGCCCGACCCGACCTCGCCGACCGGCTGCGCACGGAATTCGGACCCTGGCCCGTCTCTGGCCCGGCGCTCGCGATCGGCCGCGCCGCGCTCGCCGACGATGCCTGGTTCCGCGCGACGACGGCAAGGTTGAAGGAGGACAGCTCGCGGCTCGATGCCATGCTTGCGAAGGCGGGATTTACGTTACTCGGCGGCACGCCGCTTTTCCGCCTGGCGCGGCATCCGCACGCAGCCGGTATCGTCGAGCGATTAGGACAGCAGGGCATTCATGTCCGGGCCTTCGCTCACGAGCCGCACTGGCTGCGCTTCGGCCTGCCGGGAAGCGATATGGCGTTTCGCCGACTCGCCGCCGCCCTTGGCATTTGA
- the cobO gene encoding cob(I)yrinic acid a,c-diamide adenosyltransferase, whose protein sequence is MTTANDEETRHKAKMAHRKAVQDAEVAGKTIEKGLLIVHTGKGKGKSTAAFGLMLRALGRGFRCGVVQFGKGMWQSGERTAIERFGDQVEWHTLGEGFTWETQDRARDIDAAKRAWAAARKLMADPSIRLIVLDELNITLRYDHLDVKEVVAALQARRTDQHIVVTGRNAKPELVEAADLVTEMAPVKHHFAAGVKAQEGIEF, encoded by the coding sequence ATGACGACGGCAAACGACGAAGAGACGCGGCACAAGGCCAAAATGGCTCACCGCAAGGCGGTCCAGGATGCCGAGGTGGCCGGCAAGACGATCGAAAAGGGCCTGTTGATCGTGCATACCGGCAAGGGCAAGGGCAAGTCGACGGCGGCATTCGGCCTGATGCTGCGCGCGCTTGGCCGCGGCTTCCGCTGCGGCGTGGTGCAGTTCGGCAAGGGGATGTGGCAGTCGGGCGAGCGCACCGCGATCGAGCGGTTCGGCGATCAGGTGGAATGGCATACTCTGGGCGAGGGCTTCACCTGGGAGACACAGGACCGCGCCCGCGACATCGACGCGGCAAAACGGGCATGGGCCGCGGCGCGGAAGCTGATGGCCGATCCGTCGATCCGGCTGATCGTGCTCGACGAGCTCAATATCACGCTGCGATACGACCATCTCGACGTGAAGGAGGTCGTGGCGGCGCTGCAGGCCCGGCGCACCGATCAGCACATCGTCGTCACGGGCCGCAATGCCAAGCCTGAGCTGGTCGAGGCCGCCGATCTCGTGACCGAGATGGCGCCGGTGAAGCATCATTTCGCCGCTGGCGTGAAGGCGCAGGAGGGCATCGAGTTCTGA
- the cobW gene encoding cobalamin biosynthesis protein CobW has protein sequence MTSFAKVPCTIVTGFLGAGKTTLVRHVLENAHGRRLAVIVNEFGDVGIDGEILKSCGVESCPEDAIVELANGCLCCTVADDFVPALKGLLDRPSPPDHIVIETSGLALPKPLVKAFNWPEIASRVTVDGVVTVVDGAAVAAGRFADDPDAIARQRANDRSLDHDNPLEEVFEDQLLCADLVILNKADLMSVEQRQAVVGEIGKTLPRAVKVVEAENGRVPVAVLLGLGAGAEADLARRPSHHDAEGEHDHDDFDTFIIDLPSFDGPQVLIERLRKVAMAHDILRVKGFVDIDGKPMRLLVQGVGARFQHQFDRRWAAGEARQGRLVVIGERGLDRAAIEALVAG, from the coding sequence ATGACCTCGTTCGCCAAGGTGCCGTGCACCATCGTCACGGGCTTTCTCGGGGCCGGGAAGACCACGCTCGTGCGCCATGTTCTGGAGAATGCCCACGGCCGGCGGCTGGCGGTGATCGTCAACGAGTTCGGCGACGTCGGCATCGATGGCGAGATCCTGAAGAGCTGCGGCGTCGAGAGCTGCCCGGAGGATGCGATCGTCGAGCTCGCGAACGGCTGCCTCTGCTGCACCGTCGCCGACGACTTCGTGCCGGCCCTGAAAGGCCTGCTCGACCGTCCCTCGCCGCCCGATCACATCGTGATCGAGACGTCGGGTCTCGCTCTTCCCAAGCCGCTGGTCAAGGCCTTCAACTGGCCGGAGATCGCCTCGCGCGTCACCGTCGACGGCGTCGTGACGGTGGTGGACGGGGCGGCCGTCGCGGCGGGCCGCTTCGCCGACGACCCCGACGCCATCGCCCGGCAACGCGCCAACGACCGATCGCTCGATCACGACAATCCGCTCGAGGAAGTGTTCGAGGACCAGCTTCTCTGCGCCGACCTCGTGATTCTGAACAAGGCCGACCTGATGTCCGTCGAACAGCGTCAGGCCGTCGTCGGCGAAATCGGCAAGACGCTGCCGCGGGCGGTGAAGGTCGTCGAGGCCGAGAACGGCCGGGTGCCGGTCGCCGTGCTGCTGGGTCTTGGAGCCGGTGCTGAAGCCGATCTCGCCCGCCGCCCGTCGCATCATGACGCCGAGGGCGAGCACGACCATGACGACTTCGACACCTTCATCATCGACCTGCCCTCGTTCGACGGACCACAGGTCCTGATCGAGCGCCTGAGGAAGGTGGCGATGGCGCACGACATCCTGCGGGTGAAGGGGTTCGTCGACATCGACGGCAAGCCGATGCGGCTTCTGGTGCAGGGTGTGGGCGCCCGGTTCCAGCATCAGTTCGACCGCCGCTGGGCTGCCGGGGAAGCACGGCAGGGACGCCTCGTCGTGATCGGCGAGCGGGGTCTCGACAGGGCGGCGATCGAGGCGCTGGTCGCAGGCTGA
- a CDS encoding CbtA family protein: MLARILSVGLLAGLVAGLLVAALQQVTTTPLIVAAEVFETGHGAHAHGGHDEGWKPADGLPRLFYTSLATVVTAVGFALLLVAAMAAVGEQIDERRALAWAAAGFVAFGLAPAAGLAPELPGSAAGDLVARQVWWVGTACATAVAIWMFLKTDRAFLRVVALAVLLTPHLIGAPRPHDLESSVPPEIAARFAALSLAVQASLWLLIGVTVGLLWPRLARRPAP, from the coding sequence GTGCTTGCAAGGATTTTGTCGGTGGGCCTTCTCGCCGGCCTCGTGGCGGGGCTGCTGGTCGCCGCCCTTCAGCAGGTGACGACGACACCGCTGATCGTCGCCGCGGAAGTCTTCGAGACGGGGCACGGCGCTCATGCGCACGGGGGGCATGACGAAGGCTGGAAGCCTGCCGACGGGCTTCCGCGTCTTTTTTACACATCGCTCGCGACCGTCGTGACCGCCGTCGGCTTCGCCCTCCTGCTGGTCGCGGCGATGGCTGCGGTCGGCGAGCAGATCGACGAACGCCGTGCCCTGGCGTGGGCCGCCGCCGGCTTCGTCGCCTTCGGGCTTGCCCCTGCCGCCGGTCTGGCGCCGGAATTGCCCGGAAGTGCCGCCGGAGATCTCGTCGCCCGGCAGGTCTGGTGGGTCGGGACGGCCTGCGCCACGGCGGTCGCCATCTGGATGTTCCTCAAGACGGACAGGGCTTTCCTGCGTGTCGTGGCGCTGGCCGTGCTGCTGACGCCTCACCTCATCGGCGCGCCGCGGCCGCACGACCTCGAGAGCAGCGTGCCGCCCGAAATCGCAGCCCGGTTCGCGGCGCTGTCGCTGGCGGTCCAGGCGTCCCTCTGGTTGCTCATCGGAGTCACGGTCGGCCTGCTGTGGCCGAGGCTCGCGCGCCGGCCGGCGCCTTGA
- the cbiB gene encoding adenosylcobinamide-phosphate synthase CbiB produces MFVGLALLAAAIEAAVGYPDRLFRAIRHPVTWIARVITWGDRTWNSAGDSDLQQRLQGVALLLLLVAGSLLTGLLISALLHLVLPAIVAFVVLAVLASTLLAQRSLDSHVAAVAEALEGKGLAAARAAVAMIVGRDTKDLDEAGISRAAIESLAESFSDGVVAPLLWMAVAGLPGALAYKAINTADSMIGHKTPRHLHFGWAAARADDLVNLPASRLAALWLALAALLRPGLSARQACMAAWQDAGRHDSPNAGWPEAAMAGALGVRLMGPRSYDGERVDGPWLGRGRTIATARDIRSALSLYRTACGLQMAVLLLVLLALILTM; encoded by the coding sequence ATGTTCGTCGGCCTCGCCCTTCTTGCCGCCGCGATCGAGGCGGCTGTCGGCTATCCCGACCGCCTGTTCCGCGCAATCCGCCACCCGGTGACCTGGATCGCGCGGGTCATAACATGGGGCGACCGGACGTGGAATTCGGCCGGCGACTCCGATCTCCAGCAACGCCTGCAGGGCGTGGCGCTGCTTCTGCTGCTGGTGGCGGGCAGCCTGCTGACGGGGCTTCTGATTTCCGCACTCCTCCATCTCGTGTTGCCGGCGATCGTGGCGTTCGTCGTCCTGGCCGTGCTGGCGAGCACGTTGCTGGCGCAGCGCAGCCTCGATTCGCACGTCGCGGCGGTGGCCGAAGCGCTCGAGGGCAAGGGACTGGCGGCGGCCCGCGCGGCGGTGGCGATGATCGTCGGGCGCGATACCAAAGATCTCGACGAGGCGGGCATAAGCCGTGCCGCCATCGAAAGCCTGGCCGAGAGCTTTTCCGACGGCGTGGTCGCGCCGCTTTTGTGGATGGCCGTCGCTGGCCTGCCAGGTGCGCTGGCCTACAAGGCGATCAACACCGCCGACAGCATGATCGGCCACAAGACGCCACGCCATCTTCATTTCGGCTGGGCCGCGGCGCGCGCCGACGATCTCGTGAACCTGCCGGCCTCGCGGCTCGCCGCGCTCTGGCTGGCCCTGGCGGCGCTGCTGCGGCCGGGCCTCTCGGCGCGGCAGGCGTGCATGGCGGCGTGGCAAGACGCGGGGCGGCACGATTCGCCCAATGCCGGTTGGCCGGAAGCGGCCATGGCGGGCGCTCTCGGCGTGCGGCTGATGGGGCCGCGCAGCTACGACGGCGAGCGGGTCGACGGTCCCTGGCTGGGACGCGGCAGGACCATCGCCACGGCGCGCGATATCCGCAGCGCGCTTTCGCTCTATCGAACGGCGTGCGGCCTCCAGATGGCGGTGCTGCTGCTCGTGCTGCTCGCGCTTATCCTGACGATGTGA
- the cobN gene encoding cobaltochelatase subunit CobN: MHVLATQLATLDEADVAIDLGQSPAEVVVLSFSDSDLSALAAAWQQEPESLPTLRLANLKRLCHPMSVDLYVEKVVARARAVIVRCLGGLDYWRYGLEHVADAARENGILLAALPGDDRADPRLASMSTLPADRLAVLDRFFREGGPDNLRQALRCVGSMLGRDMDWSPPVPVGPITVLGNREDDRPAALIVFYRANLLAGDMAPVTALMEALDRQGLAPLAIAVGSLKDRAIEAELARLIETRRPAVILNTTAFSALREDDTTVLDAADVPVLQVVLSGSARAAWRESGRGLSPADLAMNVVLPELDGRLLTRAVSFKAEAPIDPRLEFAAIRHAPEPDRIDYVARLAAAWTRLQRMPRGERRVALVLSDYPARGGRTGYAVGLDTAASADEILRLLEQEGYGTCLPAGGVAAFLRAPSQHIEISLGFYTRWLATLPESLRTALREAWGEPAEDFRLPVLRCGEVLVLLQPDRGSAGDRKSGYHDTGCPPSHAYIALYAWLREIGNIDALVHLGTHGTLEWLPGKALALSGECWPEAVLGPMPVIYPFIVNNPGEAVQAKRRLAAVTIGHLTPPLGTAGLHGALAEMEGIIEEYAAADGLDRRRLRHLEEEIVERAWSNGLAADCGLVRGEPARAAIAKLDAQLCDIKELSIRDGLHIFGRAPDAEAAAALSQAIKVPEAMLQDCAATERRGLLAALDGRRVAPGPAGAPTRGRADVLPTGRNLTSIDPRAIPTRTAAAIGMRAADEVVRRYLQDHGDYPRALMIDLWASASLRTGGDDLAQALAYLGVRPTWDRNSSRVIGIEVMPLAALDRPRIDVTLRISGLFRDIFETQIALFDMAVQRVAALDEEAADNPLAEARRNGADLARVFGAAPGDYGARAGDLALDGNWQTREELGTAYLSAVTHAYGGPRSMREAGDDFRGRVAAADLLVHPQDDRERDLLDGDGVADFAGGFAAAAALLDNAPELYHLDTSRPEAPKARRLAEEIARVVRGRLTNPRWIAGMLAHGHRGVAEIAQGVDALYAFAATARAVPAHLFDATHVALIADENVLTAMLDRNPAATAAIALRLKDALARGLWVTRRNSVEEELKRVPGSRS; the protein is encoded by the coding sequence ATGCACGTCCTCGCGACACAGCTTGCGACCCTCGACGAAGCCGACGTCGCAATCGATCTCGGCCAGTCGCCGGCCGAAGTCGTCGTGCTGTCCTTTTCCGACAGCGATCTCTCCGCCTTGGCCGCAGCGTGGCAGCAGGAGCCGGAGTCGCTCCCGACCCTTCGGCTGGCGAATCTCAAGCGGCTGTGTCATCCCATGTCGGTCGATCTCTATGTCGAGAAGGTCGTGGCCAGAGCGCGCGCGGTGATTGTGCGCTGCCTGGGTGGGCTCGACTACTGGCGCTACGGGCTGGAGCATGTCGCCGACGCCGCGCGCGAAAACGGTATCTTGCTCGCGGCGCTGCCCGGTGACGATCGGGCCGATCCGCGGCTCGCGTCGATGTCGACCTTGCCTGCCGACAGGCTTGCGGTGCTCGATCGCTTTTTCCGCGAGGGCGGTCCCGACAATCTGCGGCAGGCTCTGCGCTGCGTCGGATCGATGCTGGGCCGCGACATGGACTGGTCGCCGCCGGTGCCGGTCGGGCCGATCACCGTTCTCGGCAACAGGGAGGACGATCGCCCGGCAGCGCTGATCGTCTTCTATCGGGCGAATCTGCTGGCGGGCGACATGGCGCCGGTCACGGCGTTGATGGAGGCGCTCGATCGCCAGGGTCTTGCGCCGCTTGCGATCGCTGTCGGCAGCCTCAAGGACCGAGCCATCGAAGCCGAGCTGGCGCGGCTGATCGAGACGCGGCGACCGGCGGTCATCCTCAACACGACGGCCTTCTCGGCATTGCGCGAGGACGACACGACCGTGCTCGACGCCGCCGACGTGCCGGTGCTGCAGGTCGTGCTGTCGGGCAGCGCCAGGGCGGCGTGGCGCGAATCGGGACGTGGACTCTCGCCGGCCGATCTTGCGATGAACGTGGTGCTGCCCGAGCTCGACGGCCGGCTTTTGACGCGTGCGGTCTCCTTCAAGGCCGAGGCACCCATCGATCCGCGTCTCGAATTCGCCGCGATCCGGCACGCGCCCGAACCGGACCGCATCGACTATGTCGCCCGGCTCGCGGCTGCCTGGACAAGGCTGCAACGCATGCCGCGTGGCGAGCGCAGGGTCGCGCTCGTATTGTCGGACTATCCGGCGCGCGGCGGACGAACCGGCTACGCGGTCGGCCTCGATACCGCGGCCAGTGCCGACGAGATCTTGCGACTCCTGGAGCAGGAAGGATACGGAACGTGCCTTCCGGCTGGCGGCGTCGCCGCGTTTCTGCGCGCTCCATCGCAGCACATCGAGATCTCGCTCGGCTTCTACACGAGGTGGCTCGCGACCTTGCCGGAAAGTCTGCGGACGGCACTGCGCGAGGCCTGGGGCGAGCCGGCAGAGGACTTCCGGCTGCCTGTCCTGCGCTGCGGCGAGGTGCTGGTTCTGCTGCAGCCGGATCGCGGCAGCGCGGGCGATCGCAAGTCGGGATATCACGACACCGGCTGCCCGCCGAGCCACGCCTATATTGCGCTCTACGCCTGGCTGCGCGAGATCGGGAACATCGATGCCCTTGTGCATCTCGGCACGCACGGCACGCTCGAATGGCTGCCGGGCAAGGCGCTGGCGCTTTCGGGGGAATGCTGGCCGGAAGCCGTGCTGGGGCCGATGCCGGTGATCTATCCCTTCATCGTCAACAATCCCGGCGAGGCGGTGCAGGCCAAGCGCCGCCTGGCGGCCGTCACCATCGGCCATCTCACACCGCCACTCGGCACGGCCGGCCTGCACGGCGCACTGGCCGAGATGGAAGGCATCATCGAGGAATATGCGGCGGCCGACGGCCTCGATCGCCGGCGCCTGCGCCATCTCGAGGAGGAGATCGTGGAGCGCGCCTGGAGTAACGGCCTCGCGGCCGATTGTGGCCTGGTGCGCGGCGAGCCGGCGCGGGCCGCCATCGCCAAGCTCGACGCGCAGCTTTGCGACATCAAGGAGCTCAGCATCCGCGACGGCCTGCACATCTTCGGACGGGCGCCCGATGCGGAAGCGGCCGCCGCATTGTCGCAAGCGATCAAGGTGCCCGAAGCAATGTTGCAGGACTGTGCCGCAACGGAGCGACGCGGCCTGCTGGCGGCGCTCGATGGCCGCCGCGTGGCGCCGGGGCCGGCGGGCGCGCCGACCCGCGGCCGCGCCGACGTCCTGCCGACCGGCCGCAACCTCACCTCGATCGATCCGCGCGCGATCCCGACACGGACGGCCGCCGCCATCGGCATGCGTGCGGCCGACGAGGTCGTGCGTCGCTACCTGCAGGATCATGGCGACTATCCGCGCGCACTGATGATCGATCTCTGGGCCTCGGCCTCGCTGCGCACCGGCGGTGACGATCTCGCCCAGGCGCTGGCCTATCTCGGCGTGCGTCCGACTTGGGACAGGAACTCGAGCCGTGTGATCGGCATCGAGGTGATGCCGCTGGCCGCCCTCGACCGCCCGCGCATCGACGTCACGCTGCGCATCTCGGGGCTGTTCCGCGACATCTTCGAGACGCAGATCGCGCTGTTCGACATGGCGGTCCAGCGCGTCGCCGCGCTGGACGAGGAGGCAGCGGACAATCCGCTGGCCGAGGCGCGGCGCAACGGAGCCGATCTCGCCCGCGTGTTCGGCGCGGCGCCCGGCGACTATGGCGCACGCGCAGGCGACCTCGCGCTCGACGGCAACTGGCAGACACGCGAGGAGCTGGGGACGGCCTACCTTTCGGCCGTTACCCATGCCTATGGCGGGCCCCGGTCGATGCGCGAGGCAGGCGACGATTTTCGTGGTCGCGTGGCCGCCGCTGACCTTCTCGTTCATCCGCAGGACGATCGCGAGCGCGACCTCCTCGATGGCGACGGCGTCGCCGACTTCGCCGGAGGTTTCGCGGCGGCGGCGGCGCTGCTCGACAATGCGCCGGAGCTCTACCACCTCGATACGAGTCGTCCGGAAGCACCGAAGGCGCGACGGCTTGCCGAGGAGATCGCCCGCGTGGTGCGTGGCCGGCTCACCAATCCGCGCTGGATCGCCGGCATGCTGGCGCATGGCCATCGCGGCGTCGCCGAGATCGCGCAGGGCGTCGATGCGCTCTATGCCTTCGCGGCGACCGCGCGGGCGGTGCCGGCGCATCTGTTCGACGCAACGCATGTAGCCCTGATCGCCGACGAGAATGTCCTGACGGCCATGCTCGACAGGAATCCGGCGGCCACGGCCGCCATCGCGCTCCGCCTGAAGGACGCCCTCGCACGTGGCTTGTGGGTGACGCGCCGCAATTCCGTCGAGGAAGAGCTCAAGCGCGTGCCGGGGAGCAGATCGTGA
- a CDS encoding CbtB domain-containing protein → MASTSIPVAGSTERQETLRAALVAAVLGTVLVFLAGFAQPQLLHNAAHDARHSLSFPCH, encoded by the coding sequence ATGGCAAGCACGTCCATACCGGTAGCCGGATCGACCGAACGACAGGAAACCCTCAGGGCGGCCCTGGTCGCTGCTGTGCTGGGCACGGTGTTGGTGTTCCTTGCCGGCTTCGCCCAGCCCCAACTGCTCCACAACGCGGCACACGACGCGCGGCACAGCTTGAGCTTCCCCTGCCATTGA